One region of Primulina tabacum isolate GXHZ01 chromosome 1, ASM2559414v2, whole genome shotgun sequence genomic DNA includes:
- the LOC142516174 gene encoding uncharacterized protein LOC142516174 isoform X1, which produces MADVVCNPKPSNRAMQSPFVGAFSTIHHLQLLGTCTKSSSSRRRYRAYPCLSCNYNDQSSVWSEDLWTRLRPRGEFKVGCKREKVNTKGKENVWSVDNEMAKVEKGKERSRRRKSKEGKRVRNVNRKGDRVMVSASMLMEVETILQTQEPVILPAWNTFTSSVSGIWKGVGAVFSPITAKMEPIDIGRRNENLFDCYTMSRLDVVPSTSGTRKSHIQRKINWVTLNPFGEAQQSGSGVGYKDEDASVGKLNVCFLPKFDSFDLGSSDVMEEDVMGMEPGLVFFEDGSYSRGPVDIPIGGLDESNYYLSPTFKFEQCLVKGCHNRLRVVHTIEFSDSGSDIQIMRVAVYEEKWVSPANISDSSGPELDLMPFSQRKRVHPSQLTGSWKVFEISATPIYNEEIPIQETNDMPYVYLCMENLKNRTSPENLVYFGEEEMMDMQDVAVLWLPGGITAYVDVKEDGILCIGVGWYSDEGINLVMERDYGMDGKFKEVRWKSEMKRRWSNLPLT; this is translated from the exons ATGGCGGATGTGGTATGCAATCCAAAGCCCTCCAATAGAGCTATGCAGTCGCCATTTGTTGGCGCCTTCAGTACCATTCATCATCTGCAATTGCTTGGAACTTGCACAAAATCCTCTTCCTCGCGTCGTAGGTACCGTGCATATCCCTGTCTTTCTTGCAATTACAATGACCAGAGTAGTGTTTGGAGTGAGGATTTATGGACTCGGCTGAGACCTCGTGGGGAATTTAAGGTTGGTTGCAAAAGGGAGAAGGTGAACACGAAGGGGAAGGAGAATGTGTGGAGTGTCGATAATGAGATGGCAAAAGTCGAGAAAGGTAAGGAGAGGTCAAGGAGGAGGAAAAGTAAAGAAGGGAAGAGGGTGAGGAATGTGAATAGGAAAGGTGATAGAGTTATGGTGTCTGCTTCTATGTTAATGGAAGTAGAAACAATTTTGCAAACACAG GAACCAGTTATTCTTCCTGCATGGAACACATTTACAAGTAGTGTCAGTGGAATATGGAAGGGTGTGGGAGCTGTTTTTTCTCCTATCACTGCCAAGATGGAGCCAATTGATATTGGGAGAAGGAATGAGAACCTATTTGACTGCTATACCATGTCTCGTCTCGACGTCGTTCCATCTACTTCTGGGACTCGAAAGTCTCATATTCAGAGGAAAATAAATTGGGTTACATTGAATCCTTTTGGTGAAGCTCAACAAAGCGGAAGTGGTGTTGGATACAAAGACGAAGATGCATCTGTTGGAAAATTGAATGTTTGCTTTTTGCCGAAATTTGATTCCTTTGACCTTGGAAGTAGTGATGTCATGGAAGAAGATGTAATGGGAATGGAACCTGGTCTTGTATTCTTCGAG GATGGATCTTATTCAAGAGGTCCAGTGGATATTCCGATTGGCGGATTAGATGAGTCCAACTATTACCTTTCCCCAACTTTCAAATTTGAACAA TGTTTGGTTAAAGGTTGCCACAATAGGTTGCGTGTTGTGCATACTATAGAATTCAGTGATTCAGGTTCAGATATCCAAATTATGAGGGTTGCCGTTTATGAAGAGAAATGGGTTAGTCCAGCCAACATTTCTGACTCCAG TGGGCCCGAGCTAGACCTGATGCCATTTTCCCAAAGGAAAAGAGTCCACCCCTCACAACTGACCGGATCGTGGAAAGTATTTGAAATAAGTGCCACACCTATATACAATGAGGAGATACCAATACAAGAAACCAACGACATGCCTTACGTGTATCTCTGCATGGAAAACCTAAAAAATAGAACCTCCCCGGAAAACCTCGTGTACTTTGGTGAAGAAGAAATGATGGACATGCAGGATGTTGCTGTCCTATGGCTGCCGGGAGGCATTACCGCCTATGTCGATGTAAAGGAAGATGGAATTCTGTGTATTGGCGTTGGTTGGTATTCAGACGAAGGGATCAACCTTGTCATGGAAAGGGATTATGGGATGGATGGAAAATTCAAGGAAGTTAGATGGAAATCTGAAATGAAGAGAAGATGGTCTAATCTTCCCCTTACGTGA
- the LOC142516174 gene encoding uncharacterized protein LOC142516174 isoform X2 has translation MADVVCNPKPSNRAMQSPFVGAFSTIHHLQLLGTCTKSSSSRRRYRAYPCLSCNYNDQSSVWSEDLWTRLRPRGEFKVGCKREKVNTKGKENVWSVDNEMAKVEKGKERSRRRKSKEGKRVRNVNRKGDRVMVSASMLMEVETILQTQEPVILPAWNTFTSSVSGIWKGVGAVFSPITAKMEPIDIGRRNENLFDCYTMSRLDVVPSTSGTRKSHIQRKINWVTLNPFGEAQQSGSGVGYKDEDASVGKLNVCFLPKFDSFDLGSSDVMEEDVMGMEPGLVFFECLVKGCHNRLRVVHTIEFSDSGSDIQIMRVAVYEEKWVSPANISDSSGPELDLMPFSQRKRVHPSQLTGSWKVFEISATPIYNEEIPIQETNDMPYVYLCMENLKNRTSPENLVYFGEEEMMDMQDVAVLWLPGGITAYVDVKEDGILCIGVGWYSDEGINLVMERDYGMDGKFKEVRWKSEMKRRWSNLPLT, from the exons ATGGCGGATGTGGTATGCAATCCAAAGCCCTCCAATAGAGCTATGCAGTCGCCATTTGTTGGCGCCTTCAGTACCATTCATCATCTGCAATTGCTTGGAACTTGCACAAAATCCTCTTCCTCGCGTCGTAGGTACCGTGCATATCCCTGTCTTTCTTGCAATTACAATGACCAGAGTAGTGTTTGGAGTGAGGATTTATGGACTCGGCTGAGACCTCGTGGGGAATTTAAGGTTGGTTGCAAAAGGGAGAAGGTGAACACGAAGGGGAAGGAGAATGTGTGGAGTGTCGATAATGAGATGGCAAAAGTCGAGAAAGGTAAGGAGAGGTCAAGGAGGAGGAAAAGTAAAGAAGGGAAGAGGGTGAGGAATGTGAATAGGAAAGGTGATAGAGTTATGGTGTCTGCTTCTATGTTAATGGAAGTAGAAACAATTTTGCAAACACAG GAACCAGTTATTCTTCCTGCATGGAACACATTTACAAGTAGTGTCAGTGGAATATGGAAGGGTGTGGGAGCTGTTTTTTCTCCTATCACTGCCAAGATGGAGCCAATTGATATTGGGAGAAGGAATGAGAACCTATTTGACTGCTATACCATGTCTCGTCTCGACGTCGTTCCATCTACTTCTGGGACTCGAAAGTCTCATATTCAGAGGAAAATAAATTGGGTTACATTGAATCCTTTTGGTGAAGCTCAACAAAGCGGAAGTGGTGTTGGATACAAAGACGAAGATGCATCTGTTGGAAAATTGAATGTTTGCTTTTTGCCGAAATTTGATTCCTTTGACCTTGGAAGTAGTGATGTCATGGAAGAAGATGTAATGGGAATGGAACCTGGTCTTGTATTCTTCGAG TGTTTGGTTAAAGGTTGCCACAATAGGTTGCGTGTTGTGCATACTATAGAATTCAGTGATTCAGGTTCAGATATCCAAATTATGAGGGTTGCCGTTTATGAAGAGAAATGGGTTAGTCCAGCCAACATTTCTGACTCCAG TGGGCCCGAGCTAGACCTGATGCCATTTTCCCAAAGGAAAAGAGTCCACCCCTCACAACTGACCGGATCGTGGAAAGTATTTGAAATAAGTGCCACACCTATATACAATGAGGAGATACCAATACAAGAAACCAACGACATGCCTTACGTGTATCTCTGCATGGAAAACCTAAAAAATAGAACCTCCCCGGAAAACCTCGTGTACTTTGGTGAAGAAGAAATGATGGACATGCAGGATGTTGCTGTCCTATGGCTGCCGGGAGGCATTACCGCCTATGTCGATGTAAAGGAAGATGGAATTCTGTGTATTGGCGTTGGTTGGTATTCAGACGAAGGGATCAACCTTGTCATGGAAAGGGATTATGGGATGGATGGAAAATTCAAGGAAGTTAGATGGAAATCTGAAATGAAGAGAAGATGGTCTAATCTTCCCCTTACGTGA
- the LOC142516440 gene encoding F-box protein At5g07610-like isoform X1, translating into MVKDENDMDRGKRPGNFLGTWNSKLHLDLKGIIRENALPFLPAKSLVRFQCVCRDWKLQISTPFFAHNQSLSCHDVSGCIHQIPGGPPTFVSADPITCGVPDPLLRFLPEPVDIRSSSNGLLCCQGQAGDKPYYICNPVTQQWKKLPKPIADHGYQPAIVLIFEPSLLNFEADYKLVCAFPSADFGDAIEFEVYSSKEGSWKVSGEICFAAVHIDPRSGVYADGVVYWKGKSLLCFDVTKDRSQVRNSFMHGILGTIDGKLCVVSINSQTLTMNVLNNAYSNTMEMSSRTRMWKATEKVILDKGLLNGSSNQSILFARSNLLLIRSGGELFSYDWRIKELKAMGEASYHRTEMICLPYVNSFASL; encoded by the exons ATGGTCAAGGATGAGAACGAT ATGGATCGTGGAAAGAGACCTGGTAATTTTTTGGGGACCTGGAACAGTAAGTTGCACTtggatctcaagggcattataCGAGAAAATGCTCTTCCATTTCTTCCAGCCAAATCACTTGTAAGGTTCCAGTGTGTTTGTAGGGACTGGAAACTTCAGATATCGACTCCGTTCTTTGCCCACAACCAGTCGCTTTCATGTCATGATGTTTCAGGTTGCATTCATCAGATACCTGGAGGACCACCTACATTTGTTTCTGCAGACCCAATAACCTGTGGTGTTCCAGATCCGTTGCTAAGATTTTTGCCCGAACCAGTTGACATCAGGTCCTCATCCAACGGACTGCTCTGTTGCCAGGGTCAAGCTGGGGATAAACCCTACTACATTTGCAATCCTGTCACACAGCAGTGGAAGAAGCTCCCAAAGCCAATCGCTGATCATGGGTATCAGCCAGCTATTGTGCTCATATTCGAACCATCCCTTCTTAACTTTGAGGCTGATTACAAGCTTGTTTGTGCCTTTCCTTCTGCTGACTTTGGTGATGCCATTGAGTTTGAGGTATATTCTTCCAAAGAAGGTTCATGGAAAGTCTCTGGGGAAATTTGTTTTGCTGCTGTGCATATCGACCCAAGATCTGGTGTATATGCTGATGGTGTTGTTTACTGGAAAGGTAAAAGTCTCCTTTGTTTTGATGTGACAAAAGATAGATCGCAGGTTCGCAATAGTTTCATGCACGGGATTCTGGGAACAATTGATGGAAAGCTCTGTGTGGTCAGTATCAATTCCCAGACGTTGACGATGAATGTATTGAACAACGCTTACTCTAATACCATGGAAATGTCCAGCCGAACCCGGATGTGGAAAGCGACAGAAAAAGTTATTCTTGATAAGGGACTGCTCAATGGGAGTTCCAACCAGAGTATACTTTTTGCTCGAAGCAATTTACTGCTGATTAGAAGTGGAGGAGAACTGTTTTCTTACGACTGGCGGATAAAAGAATTAAAAGCCATGGGTGAGGCATCTTATCATCGTACAGAAATGATATGTTTGCCTTACGTGAATAGCTTTGCGTCCCTTTAA
- the LOC142516440 gene encoding F-box protein At5g07610-like isoform X2 produces MDRGKRPGNFLGTWNSKLHLDLKGIIRENALPFLPAKSLVRFQCVCRDWKLQISTPFFAHNQSLSCHDVSGCIHQIPGGPPTFVSADPITCGVPDPLLRFLPEPVDIRSSSNGLLCCQGQAGDKPYYICNPVTQQWKKLPKPIADHGYQPAIVLIFEPSLLNFEADYKLVCAFPSADFGDAIEFEVYSSKEGSWKVSGEICFAAVHIDPRSGVYADGVVYWKGKSLLCFDVTKDRSQVRNSFMHGILGTIDGKLCVVSINSQTLTMNVLNNAYSNTMEMSSRTRMWKATEKVILDKGLLNGSSNQSILFARSNLLLIRSGGELFSYDWRIKELKAMGEASYHRTEMICLPYVNSFASL; encoded by the coding sequence ATGGATCGTGGAAAGAGACCTGGTAATTTTTTGGGGACCTGGAACAGTAAGTTGCACTtggatctcaagggcattataCGAGAAAATGCTCTTCCATTTCTTCCAGCCAAATCACTTGTAAGGTTCCAGTGTGTTTGTAGGGACTGGAAACTTCAGATATCGACTCCGTTCTTTGCCCACAACCAGTCGCTTTCATGTCATGATGTTTCAGGTTGCATTCATCAGATACCTGGAGGACCACCTACATTTGTTTCTGCAGACCCAATAACCTGTGGTGTTCCAGATCCGTTGCTAAGATTTTTGCCCGAACCAGTTGACATCAGGTCCTCATCCAACGGACTGCTCTGTTGCCAGGGTCAAGCTGGGGATAAACCCTACTACATTTGCAATCCTGTCACACAGCAGTGGAAGAAGCTCCCAAAGCCAATCGCTGATCATGGGTATCAGCCAGCTATTGTGCTCATATTCGAACCATCCCTTCTTAACTTTGAGGCTGATTACAAGCTTGTTTGTGCCTTTCCTTCTGCTGACTTTGGTGATGCCATTGAGTTTGAGGTATATTCTTCCAAAGAAGGTTCATGGAAAGTCTCTGGGGAAATTTGTTTTGCTGCTGTGCATATCGACCCAAGATCTGGTGTATATGCTGATGGTGTTGTTTACTGGAAAGGTAAAAGTCTCCTTTGTTTTGATGTGACAAAAGATAGATCGCAGGTTCGCAATAGTTTCATGCACGGGATTCTGGGAACAATTGATGGAAAGCTCTGTGTGGTCAGTATCAATTCCCAGACGTTGACGATGAATGTATTGAACAACGCTTACTCTAATACCATGGAAATGTCCAGCCGAACCCGGATGTGGAAAGCGACAGAAAAAGTTATTCTTGATAAGGGACTGCTCAATGGGAGTTCCAACCAGAGTATACTTTTTGCTCGAAGCAATTTACTGCTGATTAGAAGTGGAGGAGAACTGTTTTCTTACGACTGGCGGATAAAAGAATTAAAAGCCATGGGTGAGGCATCTTATCATCGTACAGAAATGATATGTTTGCCTTACGTGAATAGCTTTGCGTCCCTTTAA
- the LOC142516916 gene encoding proline-rich receptor-like protein kinase PERK15 has product MDSSPQQSPQTSPSLRDNVITTDSFPINPGHPDKTSSSSHPPSTSAPPELSPPAPPTSPPPPPSSPPPKASPSPPEASTPPPEESLPPPLPPSPPPPQAPPPDDSASPPPPTSSAPLPSTIPSSSPPPILNPPPAPGAPPAPGAPPAPVILPPPPRATASPTPPSPSLSPPHLPRSAATNRSSSHPAGSSTDLVPPPPDATVNSAIIAGIIVGGVVLLALIIACLILSRRKKKPSYYIDPGFPPTGGDLYYNPSTHWHSPVPMDHIVNLEPPPGVVGTPVVVVGGGWGAPITSTPPAANTSSDFSSGYSGHHLTPMQQPQSPNMGGIGSKSQFTYEELNSATNGFSQSNLLGQGGFGLVHKGVLPDGKEVAVKSLKSGSGQGEREFQVEVEIISRVHHRHLVSLVGYCIADGQRMLVYEFVPNKTLQFHLHGKGQPVMDWTTRLRIAVGSAKGLAYLHEDCHPRIIHRDIKAANILLDFNFEAMVADFGLAKLTSDNFTHVSTRVMGTFGYLAPEYASSGKLTEKSDVFSFGVMLLELITGRRPVNKNMEDSLVDWARPLLSKSLEDGNYDPLVDPRLEDKYIPHEIALMVSCAAACIRHSARRRPKMSQIVRALDGDASLEDLNEGVNPGQSMSYMSSNRKAETYDTRAYNADMMKFKKMVMSSHEFNSSEYGATSEYGLNPSSSSSDSRETVKPSSDEQRR; this is encoded by the exons ATGGATTCATCGCCTCAGCAATCTCCCCAGACTTCTCCATCGCTAAGAGACAATGTTATTACTACGGATTCTTTCCCAATAAATCCGGGACATCCAGACAAGACATCGTCGTCATCACATCCTCCATCTACATCTGCGCCACCAGAATTATCGCCACCAGCACCTCCAACATCTCCTCCTCCCCCACCTTCTTCTCCTCCACCTAAAGCCTCACCATCTCCACCAGAAGCCTCAACACCGCCTCCAGAAGAATCTCTCCCACCTCCGCTCCCTCCATCACCACCACCTCCTCAAGCCCCTCCGCCTGATGACTCAGCCTCACCTCCTCCACCGACTTCCTCGGCGCCACTGCCATCCACCATTCCCTCCTCATCTCCACCTCCAATATTGAACCCCCCTCCAGCCCCTGGAGCTCCTCCCGCACCTGGAGCTCCTCCCGCACCTGTAATCCTTCCACCACCACCAAGAGCCACCGCTTCACCAACACCTCCATCACCATCTTTGTCACCTCCTCATCTTCCACGCTCGGCCGCCACCAATAGGTCCTCAAGTCACCCAGCTGGTTCCTCAACAGACCTTGTCCCTCCACCGCCTGATGCAACTGTAAATTCAGCTATCATCGCCGGAATCATCGTTGGAGGAGTAGTGCTTCTTGCCCTTATTATTGCCTGCCTGATATTGTCCAGGAGGAAGAAAAAACCATCTTATTACATTGATCCAGGATTCCCCCCCACAG GAGGTGATCTATACTACAACCCTTCAACACATTGGCATAGTCCAGTTCCAATGGACCACATAGTGAATCTTGAGCCGCCTCCGGGAGTCGTGGGCACACCTGTTGTCGTAGTTGGCGGGGGCTGGGGTGCACCAATTACTTCAACTCCTCCGGCGGCCAACACTAGCAGCGATTTCAGCTCGGGTTACTCGGGCCATCATCTTACACCTATGCAACAACCTCAATCTCCAAACATGGGAGGCATTGGTTCCAAGAGCCAATTCACCTATGAAGAGCTAAACTCTGCAACTAATGGATTCTCTCAATCCAATCTGTTGGGCCAAGGTGGTTTCGGGCTCGTACACAAGGGTGTTTTACCTGATGGAAAGGAGGTGGCGGTGAAAAGCCTCAAGTCCGGCAGTGGGCAAGGGGAGCGTGAATTTCAAGTCGAGGTCGAGATTATTAGTCGTGTCCATCATCGCCATCTTGTGTCCCTCGTTGGATACTGCATTGCTGATGGACAAAGAATGCTTGTTTATGAATTTGTTCCGAATAAGACACTGCAGTTTCATCTCCATG GAAAAGGCCAACCAGTAATGGATTGGACAACCAGGCTTCGAATCGCGGTTGGATCAGCTAAGGGACTTGCTTATCTCCATGAAGATT GCCATCCTCGAATCATCCACCGGGATATAAAAGCAGCAAACATTCTTCTCGACTTTAACTTCGAAGCCATG GTGGCTGATTTCGGATTAGCTAAGCTTACTTCTGACAATTTCACTCACGTATCTACGCGCGTAATGGGAACTTTCGGGTACTTGGCTCCAGAGTATGCCTCTAGCGGCAAGCTAACAGAAAAATCTGATGTTTTTTCATTTGGAGTCATGCTCTTGGAACTGATAACCGGGCGCCGGCCTGTGAATAAGAACATGGAAGACAGCTTAGTAGATTGG GCTAGGCCCCTTCTGTCCAAATCATTGGAAGATGGCAATTATGATCCACTAGTCGACCCTCGTCTGGAAGATAAGTACATCCCACACGAAATAGCTCTTATGGTTTCCTGTGCTGCAGCATGTATACGCCATTCTGCCAGAAGACGCCCAAAGATGAGCCAG ATTGTTCGAGCACTGGATGGAGATGCTTCACTGGAGGACCTAAACGAGGGCGTAAATCCAGGCCAGAGCATGAGTTACATGAGCTCCAACCGGAAAGCAGAGACATACGATACACGTGCCTATAATGCTGACATGATGAAATTCAAGAAGATGGTGATGTCTAGCCATGAATTCAATAGCAGTGAGTATGGAGCAACGAGCGAGTACGGATTGAACCCATCTTCGTCGAGCAGTGATTCGAGAGAGACCGTTAAACCGAGCTCCGATGAGCAAAGGCGGTAG
- the LOC142517076 gene encoding U1 small nuclear ribonucleoprotein 70 kDa-like: MGDYGDAMMRDQNAAVQARTKAQNRANLMQLKMIGQSHPTGLTTNLLKLFEPRPPLEYKPPPEKRKCLSYTGIAQLVSKFANPSDPEYAPPVDEGETPAQRKARIHQIRLVEGAKKVAEEFEKYDPSKDPNISGDPYKTLFVARINYETSENRIKREFEAYGPIKRVRLVTNKDTKKPRGYAFIEFMHTRDMKAAYKQADGKKIDNRRVLVDVERGRTVPNWRPRRLGGGLGTSRVGGEEVNQKYAGREQGQSGGKSVSEEPRVRDERDREKSRERGRDKEKEREKSRELSRERPRDRDRREDRHHRDRDRNKDRDKERDHGRDRERDRPRDRDRGRDHDDRDRERGRDRNRDREREKEKDYEAEDGNDRGHSHDREYDYDRVNSKHERDRGTRDRDHNNTDAEDDHGWSNQPEREHGRHNYHERQGRGSYEDPDGQGVYDRYRETDRGDDRYDRMDEDGYGYDRSASEPQERDYRR; encoded by the exons ATGGGGGACTACGGCGATGCAATGATGCGCGACCAGAACGCCGCCGTGCAGGCGAGAACCAAGGCTCAGAACCGCGCCAATCTCATGCAACTCAAAATG ATTGGTCAAAGTCACCCCACTGGTTTAACCACAAATCTTTTGAAGTTGTTCGAACCACGCCCGCCTCTGGAATACAAACCACCTCCAGAGAAGAGGAAATGCCTGTCATATACAG GTATTGCACAACTGGTTAGTAAGTTTGCGAACCCTAGTGATCCTGAGTATGCCCCCCCTGTCGATGAGGGTGAGACTCCG GCACAAAGGAAGGCCAGGATTCACCAAATTCGGCTGGTGGAGGGAGCAAAAAAAGTTGCTGAAGAATTCGAGAAAT ATGATCCAAGTAAGGACCCAAATATATCTGGCGATCCATACAAAACATTGTTCGTTGCTAGGATT AACTATGAGACATCTGAGAACAGGATCAAAAGGGAGTTCGAGGCTTATGGGCCAATCAAGAGG GTTCGCTTGGTCACAAATAAAGATACAAAGAAGCCTAGAGGCTATGCTTTTATCGAGTTTATGCATACACGGGATATGAAAG CGGCATACAAACAAGCCGATGGCAAAAAAATTGATAACAGGAGGGTGCTTGTGGATGTTGAGCGAGGCAGAACCGTTCCAAACTGGCGGCCTCGCAGGCTTGGTGGTGGACTTGGAACAAGTCGGGTTGGTGGTGAAGAAGTTAATCAGAAGTATGCAGGAAG AGAACAAGGACAGTCTGGAGGAAAATCTGTGTCTGAGGAACCAAGGGTTCGAGATGAACGAGATAG GGAGAAATCTCGTGAAAGGGGAAGAGACAAAGAGAAAGAACGGGAAAAATCTCGTGAGCTATCGCGCGAAAGACCAAGGGATCGTGACCGAAGAGAAGATAGGCACCACCGGGATCGTGATAGAAATAAAGACAGGGACAAGGAGAGAGATCATGGTCGAGACCGTGAGAGGGATCGGCCTCGCGACCGTGATCGAGGTCGTGATCATGATGATCGTGACAGGGAACGTGGCAGAGATCGTAACCGTGACAGGGAaagggaaaaagaaaaggattaTGAAGCTGAGGACGGCAATGATCGTGGACATTCCCATGACCGTGAGTATGACTACGATCGTGTCAATTCTAAGCATGAACGAGACCGAGGTACTAGAGACAGAGATCATAACAATACAGATGCAGAAGACGATCATGGGTGGTCCAATCAGCCTGAACGCGAACATGGGCGCCACAACTATCATGAACGCCAAGGTCGAGGTTCATACGAGGATCCAGATGGTCAGGGTGTTTATGACCGCTATAGGGAAACTGATCGTGGTGATGACCGTTATGATCGCATGGACGAGGATGGTTACGGTTATGATCGTTCTGCATCTGAACCTCAAGAAAGGGATTACAGGCGTTGA